A section of the Callospermophilus lateralis isolate mCalLat2 chromosome 14, mCalLat2.hap1, whole genome shotgun sequence genome encodes:
- the Cimip6 gene encoding ciliary microtubule inner protein 6, with translation MEGKEEKLQQHKIEDDGIVYVTKKEEEIKHEKKPGKSIQRSKPCVRRGRVDYAKFIITNARTFYEPIPFIDSKNKTEDQSDWWSYSKALEHVFQPPYDTKSTQRSDFQKPTCPLILPVKHSKMQKASSGIVPLASPDASAELQNKFTEYMSFIHQYDSRKTPNEPIRGKRLGTFVQREIKPGSRPTVPKGTEVLLNAPGRCSSEQPQKTEKGNPAGSRMISPGLCQQNSQELSET, from the exons atggaaggaaaggaggaaaagCTGCA ACAGCATAAAATAGAAGATGATGGTATAGTATATGTAaccaagaaagaagaagaaatcaaacATGAAAAAAAACCTGGGAAAAGCATACAACGTTCAAAACCATGTGTGAGGAGAGGACGTGTAGATTATGCCAAATTCATTATCACAAATGCAAGAACATTCTATGAACCAATTCCCTTCATAGATTCCAAAAACAAGACAGAGGACCAG agTGACTGGTGGTCATATAGTAAAGCACTGGAACATGTCTtccaaccaccctatgatactaaGAGCACCCAGAGGAGTGACTTCCAAAAACCAACATGTCCATTGATTTTGCCTGTCAAACACAGCAAGATGCAAAAGGCTTCTTCTGGAATAG TTCCACTTGCCTCTCCAGATGCATCAGCAGAACTTCAAAACAAGTTTACAGAATACATGTCTTTTATACACCAATATGATTCCAGGAAAACTCCCAATGAGCCCATCCGGGGAAAG AGACTTGGAACTTTTGTGCAGAGAGAGATAAAACCAGGGAGTAGGCCAACAGTTCCTAAGGGAACAGAGGTATTACTGAATGCTCCGGGGCGGTGTTCATCAGAACAGCCCCaaaaaacagagaaaggaaaTCCAGCGGGAAGCAGAATGATCTCACCAGGTCTCTGCCAGCAAAATTCCCAAGAGCTGTCAGAGACTTAA